A single region of the Kineosporiaceae bacterium SCSIO 59966 genome encodes:
- a CDS encoding acetolactate synthase large subunit: MSSGPRAVPRPAPRPSGRRVDEAPADRPAPAHPEPVRTTGAGSLVLALEAAGVDVVFGIPGGAILPAYDPLLDSEKVRHILVRHEQGAGHAAAGYAQATGRVGVCMATSGPGATNLVTAIADAHMDSVPVVAITGQVSSAAIGTDAFQEADIAGITMPITKHNYLVTDADDIPRTIAEAFHIAGTGRPGPVLVDISKDALQAATTFRWPTRIDLPGYRPVTRPHGKQVREAARLLATSRRPVLYVGGGVIKADATEELRRLVDLSGAPAVTTLMARGALPDSHPQNLGMPGMHGTVAAVTALQKADLIVSLGARFDDRVTGQLSTFAPHATVVHADIDPAEISKNRVADVPIVGDAKEVIAELVAALAEEHAGCGRPDLAPWWRQVDSWRETYPLGYTEPDDGTLSPQYVIERLGALAGPDAVYVAGVGQHQMWAAQFIRYEKPRSWINSGGLGTMGFAVPAAMGAQVGRPDATVWAVDGDGCFQMTNHELATCAINGIPIKVAIINNSSLGMVRQWQTLFYDGRYSHTDLHTGSAVEAGQRVPDFVKLADAYGCVGLRCERPQDVDDVLRRAMEVTDRPVVIDFVVHRDAMVWPMVPAGVSNDDIQVARGTAPVWDREEG, encoded by the coding sequence ATGTCCAGCGGACCACGTGCGGTGCCCCGCCCCGCACCCCGGCCCAGCGGCCGGCGCGTCGACGAGGCCCCGGCCGACCGACCGGCCCCGGCACACCCGGAGCCGGTACGCACCACCGGGGCCGGCAGCCTCGTCCTGGCCCTCGAGGCCGCCGGGGTGGACGTGGTCTTCGGCATCCCGGGCGGGGCGATCCTGCCGGCCTACGACCCGCTGCTGGACAGCGAGAAGGTCCGCCACATCCTCGTCCGCCACGAGCAGGGCGCCGGGCACGCCGCGGCCGGCTACGCCCAGGCGACCGGCCGGGTCGGGGTCTGCATGGCGACGTCCGGACCTGGGGCGACGAACCTCGTCACCGCCATCGCCGACGCCCACATGGACTCCGTGCCGGTGGTCGCGATCACCGGTCAGGTGTCCAGCGCAGCGATCGGCACCGACGCCTTTCAGGAGGCGGACATCGCCGGCATCACGATGCCCATCACCAAGCACAACTACCTCGTCACCGACGCCGACGACATCCCGCGCACGATCGCCGAGGCCTTCCACATCGCCGGCACCGGGCGGCCCGGTCCCGTGCTCGTCGACATCTCCAAGGACGCCCTGCAGGCGGCGACGACGTTCCGCTGGCCCACCCGGATCGACCTGCCGGGCTACCGCCCGGTGACCCGCCCGCACGGCAAGCAGGTGCGCGAGGCCGCCCGGCTGCTCGCCACCTCCCGTCGTCCGGTGCTGTACGTCGGGGGCGGGGTGATCAAGGCTGACGCGACCGAGGAGCTGCGGCGGCTCGTCGACCTGTCCGGTGCACCCGCGGTCACGACGCTGATGGCCCGCGGCGCCCTGCCGGACTCCCACCCGCAGAACCTCGGCATGCCCGGGATGCACGGCACCGTCGCGGCCGTCACCGCGCTGCAGAAGGCCGACCTCATCGTGTCCCTCGGTGCCCGGTTCGACGACCGGGTCACCGGCCAGCTGTCGACGTTCGCCCCGCACGCCACCGTCGTGCACGCCGACATCGACCCGGCCGAGATCTCGAAGAACCGGGTCGCGGACGTGCCCATCGTCGGGGACGCCAAGGAGGTCATCGCCGAGCTCGTCGCCGCGCTGGCCGAGGAGCACGCCGGCTGCGGGCGGCCCGACCTGGCGCCCTGGTGGCGGCAGGTGGACTCCTGGCGGGAGACCTACCCGCTCGGGTACACCGAGCCGGACGACGGCACGCTGTCGCCCCAGTACGTGATCGAGCGGTTGGGTGCGCTCGCCGGCCCGGACGCCGTCTACGTGGCCGGGGTCGGCCAGCACCAGATGTGGGCGGCCCAGTTCATCCGGTACGAGAAGCCTCGCAGCTGGATCAACTCCGGCGGCCTGGGGACGATGGGCTTCGCCGTCCCGGCCGCCATGGGGGCCCAGGTCGGGCGCCCGGACGCCACCGTCTGGGCGGTCGACGGCGACGGCTGCTTCCAGATGACGAACCACGAGCTCGCCACCTGCGCCATCAACGGCATCCCGATCAAGGTGGCGATCATCAACAACTCCAGCCTCGGCATGGTGCGCCAGTGGCAGACCCTCTTCTACGACGGCCGGTACTCCCACACCGACCTGCACACCGGGTCGGCGGTCGAGGCCGGCCAGCGGGTGCCCGACTTCGTCAAGCTCGCCGACGCCTACGGCTGCGTGGGCCTGCGCTGCGAGCGGCCCCAGGACGTCGACGACGTGCTGCGCCGCGCGATGGAGGTCACCGACCGGCCGGTGGTCATCGACTTCGTCGTCCACCGGGACGCGATGGTCTGGCCGATGGTGCCCGCCGGGGTCAGTAACGACGACATCCAGGTCGCCCGGGGCACCGCGCCCGTCTGGGACCGGGAGGAGGGGTAG